A region of Vespula vulgaris chromosome 1, iyVesVulg1.1, whole genome shotgun sequence DNA encodes the following proteins:
- the LOC127068090 gene encoding uncharacterized protein LOC127068090 isoform X3, whose product MMSLEDSRRSQRPYRYGMVLLCVGALINWLGLAENYVEPVRYVGVACIVAGALLICAAMCCWLHAPPTRTSTHAQHANHPITAQIDDPIHVISIDEPPSGARQKPPDYEAVTDAPPSYDDAIKLNPGHLIRLSTSSTTSLSTEHTIPGTVELVPGETARTPPPPYAR is encoded by the exons TGATGTCTCTGGAGGATTCACGACGTTCTCAACGACCGTACAGGTATGGTATGGTCCTGTTATGTGTCGGAGCTCTGATAAATTGGCTAGGACTCGCGGAAAATTACGTCGAACCAGTTCGATATGTTGGAGTCGCTTGCATAGTCGCAGGGGCACTTTTGATTTGTGCAGCGATGTGTTGCTGGTTACATGCGCCGCCAACTCGGACCAGTACGCACGCGCAACACGCGAATCATCCGATTACGGCCCAg ATTGACGATCCGATTCACGTGATCTCGATCGACGAACCACCGAGTGGTGCGAGACAAAAACCACCGGACTATGAGGCTGTAACCGATGCACCACCTAGTTACGATGATGCAATCAAATTGAATCCTGGTCATTTGATTAGGCTAAGCACGAGCAGTACGACATCCTTATCAACGGAACATACGATACCGGGAACCGTTGAACTGGTTCCCGGTGAAACAGCGCGAACACCGCCACCACCATACGCGAG GTGA
- the LOC127068090 gene encoding uncharacterized protein LOC127068090 isoform X1, which translates to MDIINVMSLEDSRRSQRPYRYGMVLLCVGALINWLGLAENYVEPVRYVGVACIVAGALLICAAMCCWLHAPPTRTSTHAQHANHPITAQIDDPIHVISIDEPPSGARQKPPDYEAVTDAPPSYDDAIKLNPGHLIRLSTSSTTSLSTEHTIPGTVELVPGETARTPPPPYAR; encoded by the exons ATGGACATCATCAATg TGATGTCTCTGGAGGATTCACGACGTTCTCAACGACCGTACAGGTATGGTATGGTCCTGTTATGTGTCGGAGCTCTGATAAATTGGCTAGGACTCGCGGAAAATTACGTCGAACCAGTTCGATATGTTGGAGTCGCTTGCATAGTCGCAGGGGCACTTTTGATTTGTGCAGCGATGTGTTGCTGGTTACATGCGCCGCCAACTCGGACCAGTACGCACGCGCAACACGCGAATCATCCGATTACGGCCCAg ATTGACGATCCGATTCACGTGATCTCGATCGACGAACCACCGAGTGGTGCGAGACAAAAACCACCGGACTATGAGGCTGTAACCGATGCACCACCTAGTTACGATGATGCAATCAAATTGAATCCTGGTCATTTGATTAGGCTAAGCACGAGCAGTACGACATCCTTATCAACGGAACATACGATACCGGGAACCGTTGAACTGGTTCCCGGTGAAACAGCGCGAACACCGCCACCACCATACGCGAG GTGA
- the LOC127068090 gene encoding uncharacterized protein LOC127068090 isoform X2 has product MDIINVMSLEDSRRSQRPYRYGMVLLCVGALINWLGLAENYVEPVRYVGVACIVAGALLICAAMCCWLHAPPTRTSTHAQHANHPITAQIDDPIHVISIDEPPSGARQKPPDYEAVTDAPPSYDDAIKLNPGHLIRLSTSSTTSLSTEHTIPGTVELVPGETARTPPPPYAR; this is encoded by the exons ATGGACATCATCAATg TGATGTCTCTGGAGGATTCACGACGTTCTCAACGACCGTACAGGTATGGTATGGTCCTGTTATGTGTCGGAGCTCTGATAAATTGGCTAGGACTCGCGGAAAATTACGTCGAACCAGTTCGATATGTTGGAGTCGCTTGCATAGTCGCAGGGGCACTTTTGATTTGTGCAGCGATGTGTTGCTGGTTACATGCGCCGCCAACTCGGACCAGTACGCACGCGCAACACGCGAATCATCCGATTACGGCCCAg ATTGACGATCCGATTCACGTGATCTCGATCGACGAACCACCGAGTGGTGCGAGACAAAAACCACCGGACTATGAGGCTGTAACCGATGCACCACCTAGTTACGATGATGCAATCAAATTGAATCCTGGTCATTTGATTAGGCTAAGCACGAGCAGTACGACATCCTTATCAACGGAACATACGATACCGGGAACCGTTGAACTGGTTCCCGGTGAAACAGCGCGAACACCGCCACCACCATACGCGAGGtaa
- the LOC127068090 gene encoding uncharacterized protein LOC127068090 isoform X5 gives MDIINVMSLEDSRRSQRPYRYGMVLLCVGALINWLGLAENYVEPVRYVGVACIVAGALLICAAMCCWLHAPPTRTSTHAQHANHPITAQIEESLDQSRSVLYYQDARSNVRYRKKLREIICIRYREKLREISLLLCNYF, from the exons ATGGACATCATCAATg TGATGTCTCTGGAGGATTCACGACGTTCTCAACGACCGTACAGGTATGGTATGGTCCTGTTATGTGTCGGAGCTCTGATAAATTGGCTAGGACTCGCGGAAAATTACGTCGAACCAGTTCGATATGTTGGAGTCGCTTGCATAGTCGCAGGGGCACTTTTGATTTGTGCAGCGATGTGTTGCTGGTTACATGCGCCGCCAACTCGGACCAGTACGCACGCGCAACACGCGAATCATCCGATTACGGCCCAg ATTGAAGAGTCTTTAGATCAATCCAGGTCAGTCCTTTATTATCAAGACGCAAGGAGCAACGTACGTTATCGCAAGAAgttaagagaaataatttgtattcGTTATCGTGAGAAGTTAAGAGAAATAAGTTTGCTACTTTGTAATTACTTCTAG
- the LOC127068090 gene encoding uncharacterized protein LOC127068090 isoform X4 has product MSLEDSRRSQRPYRYGMVLLCVGALINWLGLAENYVEPVRYVGVACIVAGALLICAAMCCWLHAPPTRTSTHAQHANHPITAQIDDPIHVISIDEPPSGARQKPPDYEAVTDAPPSYDDAIKLNPGHLIRLSTSSTTSLSTEHTIPGTVELVPGETARTPPPPYAR; this is encoded by the exons ATGTCTCTGGAGGATTCACGACGTTCTCAACGACCGTACAGGTATGGTATGGTCCTGTTATGTGTCGGAGCTCTGATAAATTGGCTAGGACTCGCGGAAAATTACGTCGAACCAGTTCGATATGTTGGAGTCGCTTGCATAGTCGCAGGGGCACTTTTGATTTGTGCAGCGATGTGTTGCTGGTTACATGCGCCGCCAACTCGGACCAGTACGCACGCGCAACACGCGAATCATCCGATTACGGCCCAg ATTGACGATCCGATTCACGTGATCTCGATCGACGAACCACCGAGTGGTGCGAGACAAAAACCACCGGACTATGAGGCTGTAACCGATGCACCACCTAGTTACGATGATGCAATCAAATTGAATCCTGGTCATTTGATTAGGCTAAGCACGAGCAGTACGACATCCTTATCAACGGAACATACGATACCGGGAACCGTTGAACTGGTTCCCGGTGAAACAGCGCGAACACCGCCACCACCATACGCGAG GTGA